A genomic segment from Mucilaginibacter terrenus encodes:
- a CDS encoding MFS transporter, which yields MNKKAASVSFFNALKDSFQVLKNRLFSLLYFAESISLLGDAFTWVGLALLSYQFGRERSAIILATALTLRVTAFILFSPFAGVLADRVSRKTILYTTHFIRMAIVACLPFVTQEWQIYALVFLLNIFNAFFTPTYRAVIPQVVDHAHYRQAVGLSTATFQILGVLGPGLAGILAVWFGARQIFFIDAASFVLAAVLILLLPTNKLQHAVKKNEKTFTAWHDAVKGVKLLFKSPLIRFALFIEFVSAIAGAQILVNTVGHIKSAFHLDDKHYGWVMAAFGIGASIAAFVAGSLDKTKSRRLSLIAGALVLSVTISITNFVAYPVMLILWLFAGLGQSLAEMPSETLIGENIAENEQGKVYGSHFAFSHLWWAIAYPIAGFLGSRYAGKDFLYGGLISMLLLGIALFLMKKQTKIKS from the coding sequence ATGAATAAAAAGGCAGCGTCAGTATCATTCTTCAACGCATTAAAAGATTCCTTTCAGGTCTTAAAGAACCGTCTTTTCTCTTTATTATATTTCGCAGAATCTATCAGCCTGCTGGGGGACGCTTTTACCTGGGTTGGCCTGGCCTTGTTATCCTACCAGTTTGGCCGGGAGCGTTCGGCCATTATTTTAGCAACGGCTTTGACCCTTCGGGTTACCGCATTCATTCTCTTTTCTCCTTTTGCCGGTGTGCTTGCTGATCGTGTGAGCCGTAAAACCATTTTATATACTACTCATTTTATCCGAATGGCGATTGTCGCCTGTTTGCCTTTTGTTACCCAGGAATGGCAGATCTATGCGCTTGTCTTTTTGCTCAACATATTTAATGCCTTTTTTACGCCCACTTACCGCGCTGTAATACCGCAGGTGGTAGACCATGCGCACTACAGGCAGGCGGTAGGCTTGTCTACGGCAACTTTTCAAATATTAGGTGTCTTAGGGCCGGGTTTAGCCGGGATACTGGCTGTGTGGTTCGGCGCAAGGCAGATCTTTTTTATCGATGCGGCGTCCTTTGTGCTGGCCGCTGTTTTGATATTGCTGCTTCCCACTAATAAATTACAACATGCTGTAAAGAAAAATGAAAAAACTTTTACGGCCTGGCATGACGCGGTCAAAGGGGTTAAACTATTATTTAAAAGTCCGTTGATCCGGTTCGCACTCTTTATCGAATTTGTCTCCGCCATAGCCGGTGCGCAGATACTGGTCAATACCGTCGGTCACATTAAAAGCGCATTTCATTTAGATGATAAGCATTATGGCTGGGTGATGGCTGCATTTGGTATCGGTGCCAGTATAGCTGCATTTGTCGCCGGTAGCCTGGATAAAACGAAGTCCCGGCGTTTATCTTTGATAGCCGGTGCCCTGGTATTGTCGGTCACTATTTCCATTACGAATTTCGTAGCATATCCCGTGATGTTGATATTGTGGCTTTTTGCGGGTTTAGGGCAAAGCCTGGCGGAAATGCCTTCGGAAACGTTGATCGGTGAAAACATTGCCGAAAACGAACAGGGCAAAGTTTATGGTTCGCATTTTGCTTTTTCTCATTTATGGTGGGCCATCGCTTATCCGATAGCCGGATTTTTGGGCAGCCGTTATGCCGGTAAAGATTTTTTATACGGCGGGCTGATCTCTATGCTGCTTTTAGGAATAGCGCTATTCTTAATGAAAAAGCAAACTAAAATTAAGTCTTAA
- a CDS encoding rhodanese-like domain-containing protein produces the protein MKNKILITICSLLIAGLWPSETTAQTSPVAVPSILNNYPWKDSELIAPAVLAANLKEPPAKWPMILNIGAVEDIKGAKHIGAVSKDENMKLLRKTVAALPKNTVIVVYCGCCPFSKCPNIRPAFLEMKKMGFTHVELLNLPVNLQTNWVAKGYPLAGS, from the coding sequence ATGAAAAATAAAATACTAATAACAATTTGCAGCCTGCTCATTGCCGGGTTATGGCCTTCCGAAACTACAGCGCAAACATCCCCCGTAGCAGTGCCATCTATCCTGAATAATTATCCCTGGAAGGACAGTGAGTTAATAGCGCCTGCCGTTTTAGCCGCTAACTTAAAGGAGCCCCCGGCTAAATGGCCAATGATATTAAATATCGGCGCGGTCGAAGATATAAAAGGAGCCAAACACATCGGCGCGGTTAGCAAAGATGAAAATATGAAGTTGCTGAGAAAGACCGTTGCCGCGCTGCCTAAAAACACGGTCATCGTGGTTTATTGCGGTTGCTGCCCGTTTAGCAAATGTCCTAACATCAGGCCCGCTTTCCTGGAAATGAAAAAAATGGGGTTTACACATGTTGAATTATTAAACCTGCCTGTCAACCTGCAAACCAATTGGGTTGCTAAAGGTTACCCATTGGCAGGAAGCTGA
- a CDS encoding class I SAM-dependent methyltransferase → MKDSQKAHWDDVYTNKTPDQVSWTQAVPRTSLDFIHGFQLSKNASIIDIGGGDSNLVDFLLQEGFVNITVLDISAAAIQKAKARLGAKSELVKWVVSDITEFKTNEHFDLWHDRATFHFLTSKSQIAAYLQIAGRAINNYMVVGTFSENGPDKCSGLPIKQYTEVQLQSQLKKDFEKIRCISEDHITPFQTRQNFLFCSFKKQSIN, encoded by the coding sequence ATGAAAGATAGTCAAAAAGCGCACTGGGATGATGTTTATACCAACAAAACTCCCGATCAGGTTAGCTGGACGCAAGCTGTCCCGCGAACATCCCTGGATTTCATTCACGGGTTTCAGTTATCTAAAAATGCCAGCATCATTGACATTGGTGGTGGGGACAGTAACCTGGTGGATTTTCTTTTACAGGAGGGCTTTGTCAATATCACCGTGCTGGACATATCAGCCGCCGCCATACAAAAAGCCAAAGCCAGGTTAGGTGCTAAAAGCGAACTGGTTAAATGGGTGGTATCTGACATTACCGAATTTAAAACGAATGAGCATTTTGACTTATGGCATGATCGGGCGACTTTTCATTTCCTGACCAGTAAAAGCCAGATCGCAGCTTACCTGCAAATCGCGGGCAGGGCGATCAATAATTATATGGTGGTTGGCACCTTTTCTGAAAACGGCCCGGATAAATGCAGCGGCCTGCCGATCAAACAATATACGGAAGTCCAATTGCAAAGCCAGTTAAAAAAAGATTTTGAAAAGATCCGGTGTATCAGTGAAGACCATATCACCCCCTTTCAAACCAGGCAAAACTTCCTGTTCTGTAGTTTTAAAAAGCAAAGTATCAATTAA